The nucleotide window AGTCTATTTCGGTCTAGAGTTGACCAAAAAGTGCCTTTTCGGCCAGGGGATGGCCGAAAAGTACTACTTCGGCCGGCCGAAAAGTAGTACTTCGGCCTAACTGTGGCCGAAAAGTAGTACTTCGCCCAAAGAATGGCCGACGGGCTACTAGTTTTGATTTTTTTGCATTACGTCCTATAGTTTTCGAAATTGCTACAAAAAACATgatagttttgaaaaaaaatctcaGGGAAAAGCCATGAACTcggcgcaagcttcactcagctTCTTGAAGCCGTGTCGGTCAGCCATGGCCAGCGTGGCTGCCACGGTCTCGACGTCGAGGCTCTTGCACAGGACACGCTCGCAGATCGCCCTCAGCCTGCCCATGCCGTACCGCTCGGCGGCGATAAGGAGGTGCCGGATCATCGCCTTGTGGCCGGCCCCATTAAGGCCACCCACGACCGGCAGCGCGTCCGTGTAGGCGAAGTCGACCAGCGCCTTGAACGACTGTGCCGGCATGTCTCCGCCGTCCACGGAGATCTGCACCTTCCTGTCGCTGCGTGTCGTCGCCGTGTGGATGTGGCGCTTGAGAAAGCCAGGCGCCCGGGCGTCGAGGATGCAGTAGTGCGCGGCGATCGTCTCTCCTGCGACTTCGATGATCACGTCCGGCTCCTCCCTGCCGTAGCCGGCTTGCTGGAAGAGCGGCAGGCCGGAGGACGGTGGCGGGTCGTCGAAGGTGAGAAGGTCGCTGCAGACGTCGATGGCGCACTCGATCTTGAGGCGGTCACCGATGACGTACCGCGAGCCGGCATGGAGGTGCCTCCTCCTGGCGAGCTCGCCGGCGCCCCAGGTGCACGTGTCCTCGCTGCTGGCGTCGAACAGGATCGGGTCCTTCTCGCGGAACAGCGGCACCGTCTCGCCGGTGGTCTGGTCGACCAGCCCGAACCCGACGCGCGCCCAGGCCGCAGCGCCCTCGGTCACTAGCTCGACGAAGGCGGCAACATGGTCCGACAACTCCAAGTTGCCGCCGGCATGGTGGTTATCGCCGTCGGGGTAGTAGCGGACTGCCCAGTCGAGGCCGCTGACGGTGAAGGTCGGCGAGTACAGAAAGCCATCTACGTCACATTGTTTCTTCCTCAGGCCGCTGAAGCCGTGGATGTCCAGGACGTGCGTCCCACGGGCCGTCTTCGTGATGGTCGCCGCCACCATGGTCACCAACGCCGGCGCCGTTGCAAGATTGCAACAGATAAAACGGAGATTTGATGGAATGCGTTGCTACATCCGTATATATATATAGAGACAGATATGAGTTGGTACTTCTTGTGTCCGGACTCTAGAGGACCAGATAAGAAAAACTACTTTCGAATTTAAATGTTCAATTTTTCATAACCGCCTGGAATGCAGACGTTGACAAAATATATATTTTATCTTCTTTCGTGGTCATGTTTTTTGACCGCTTAATAAAGTTATAAAAACATGAAAAATGGTGCAAAACTCATGGGCCATTGATTAGCTTCTCTGAGCTCATGTACAAAACTTACTTTAGCAAACTCTATGGATATATAGTAGGAATTGTTAAATACTGTCGATGCAGTTCCTGCtgcttagagcatctctagccgcGTCTTCAGAAAGGCCTCCCGAGAAGATTTTTTCACGCCGGCGTCGAAAAAAGGCTCAGTCGCGTCCCCAGGAGTCTGATTTTTGCCGGTATGGGCTGAAAtcagcgccggcggacccaggccaaacccggcgcgctggggatGTCCGGGGGCGCCGGGACGAGCGGTTTTAGCACGAAAGAGCCGCGGGCCAGCCGCGTCAGCGACACCgcgcctcgtcttcccccaacgCCTCGGTTtccgcggggaatcaatggcaaggctgccgccggtcagccttgccattgattcctcacgggcggcgcgtcacggGGCGGCGCGCCGATGCCTCCCCTCtctcgcacgcgtacacacgggcgCGGCGCGGCTATATAAGCCGGTGGCCTCGCTCGCCTCTGGCCACACCAGCCCCACCCTAGCTGCCGAGCTCTACCTCTCCTgagcgccgccgccgagccctccctctccctctcccgtgagccgccgccgagccctccctctccccccctcTCCCGATGGCCG belongs to Triticum urartu cultivar G1812 chromosome 7, Tu2.1, whole genome shotgun sequence and includes:
- the LOC125526028 gene encoding BTB/POZ and MATH domain-containing protein 1-like; this encodes MVAATITKTARGTHVLDIHGFSGLRKKQCDVDGFLYSPTFTLSDHVAAFVELVTEGAAAWARVGFGLVDQTTGETVPLFREKDPILFDASSEDTCTWGAGELARRRHLHAGSRYVIGDRLKIECAIDVCSDLLTFDDPPPSSGLPLFQQAGYGREEPDVIIEVAGETIAAHYCILDARAPGFLKRHIHTATTRSDRKVQISVDGGDMPAQSFKALVDFAYTDALPVVGGLNGAGHKAMIRHLLIAAERYGMGRLRAICERVLCKSLDVETVAATLAMADRHGFKKLSEACAEFMAFP